A portion of the Pseudomonas sp. PSE14 genome contains these proteins:
- a CDS encoding DUF2897 family protein, with the protein MPWYAWLIIALALGSIVGALLMLRDTAKKLPLTEEQLRRIHERNAEMDAKDAEDKR; encoded by the coding sequence ATGCCCTGGTATGCCTGGTTGATCATCGCCCTTGCCCTGGGCTCGATTGTCGGGGCGTTGCTGATGCTGCGCGATACGGCGAAGAAGCTTCCGCTCACCGAGGAGCAACTGCGCCGTATCCATGAACGCAACGCCGAAATGGACGCCAAGGACGCCGAAGACAAACGTTGA
- a CDS encoding YeeE/YedE thiosulfate transporter family protein encodes MGVNVMPILLASLALALLMGFAIQRGGTCLVAAIEEALQHRRWTRFAALLEATLWVMAGLIALRALGLLPNVPMGFDLHWGAVTGGVLLGVGALVNGGCVFGTVARLGSGQWAWFGTPLGFLGGCVLARYWGATAAEMPMALPTWLQNLPPALPALVLLPLALRGSWIVRGAWRTGVAPRSAHLATLVIALCFLGLFCVVGAWSYTDVLSELASGRFMHLGVRGLLLPALFAGALLGGWLSGSWQHRWPRATDLARCLTGGALMGTGASLVPGGNDSLILFGMPLLWPNAWLAFVCMCLSILFTLRLTQWMK; translated from the coding sequence ATGGGAGTCAATGTGATGCCGATCCTGCTCGCCAGCCTGGCGCTGGCATTGCTCATGGGGTTCGCCATCCAGCGCGGCGGCACCTGCCTGGTCGCCGCCATCGAGGAAGCCCTGCAGCATCGGCGCTGGACTCGTTTCGCCGCATTGCTGGAGGCCACGCTGTGGGTCATGGCCGGGCTGATCGCCTTGCGCGCGCTCGGTCTTCTGCCGAACGTCCCCATGGGGTTCGACCTGCACTGGGGAGCCGTCACCGGTGGCGTGCTGCTGGGCGTGGGCGCACTGGTCAACGGCGGGTGCGTGTTCGGCACCGTCGCCCGGCTCGGCTCCGGCCAGTGGGCTTGGTTCGGCACGCCGCTGGGGTTCCTCGGCGGCTGCGTGCTCGCCCGCTATTGGGGTGCGACGGCGGCGGAAATGCCCATGGCCCTGCCCACCTGGCTGCAGAACCTGCCGCCCGCCCTGCCAGCGCTGGTGCTGTTGCCCCTGGCGCTGCGCGGCAGCTGGATAGTTCGCGGCGCATGGCGCACGGGCGTCGCGCCACGCTCCGCGCATCTGGCAACCCTGGTCATCGCATTGTGCTTCCTCGGGCTGTTCTGCGTGGTCGGCGCCTGGAGCTACACCGATGTGCTCAGCGAGCTGGCCAGCGGACGCTTCATGCACCTGGGCGTCCGCGGCCTGCTGCTCCCCGCGCTGTTCGCCGGCGCCCTGCTCGGCGGCTGGCTTTCCGGAAGCTGGCAGCATCGCTGGCCCCGCGCCACGGATCTTGCCCGCTGCCTGACCGGTGGCGCCCTGATGGGCACCGGCGCGAGTCTGGTGCCTGGCGGCAACGACAGCCTGATCCTGTTCGGCATGCCGCTGCTGTGGCCGAACGCCTGGCTGGCCTTCGTCTGCATGTGCCTGAGCATCCTGTTCACGCTCCGGCTGACGCAGTGGATGAAATAA